GATATATGAAAGAGAGATATACAGTACGTTGATTGCTTCAGCTGAATAATGATCATGAGCTACATAATGTTCAAGAAAGCTAAAAATCGTAAACAGTTCTCAAATCCTTGACTTCATACTCATGTTCTctaattttacataatttacaaTGAGCTCATTGCTTGAGATTTAACCAAAAATGTACGGAAATGTTTGACTGGCAGGGTACATCCTGAAAATTTGATTGTCAAAAGAACGGATTTGTAACCGataatgtcaaaatgaaaaaaaaaatcccaagagTCAAGCTGAGTATGAATAACATTCTGGTGTTatgctttgattaaaaaagatgCACCCATTGTTGCTCTGTTGTAAAATGTGGAAGACTTTTTCCACATGTATTCAATAACACctgcagaaaaaacatattttcctaGCAGTCAGGTGACTTCCTGTCCTTCAGGATATCAGTGAAGAGCCAGTCATCCGCATGTGGTGGTGTTGGTATGGGGCGATTCTCAGGATTATGAAGTGGGGCGGAGAATGACTGAGCAATGCCCTCAAATGGTGTAAAATTTAGgttgttttcacagtttacCAGCATACAGGGACTCTCTTCCTCGGGTCGCTGGAATGCCTGCAGGTGTGAGACGTTGTAGTGACAGCTGATCGACGTTGGGAGCTGGCTTTGGGCGATCCCTGAACCTTGAGATGGATTAAAATTGTTGAAATGTGTCTCTGCAGTGTGATTTATGGTCGATCCCTGGTCTCCATGGGAACTATATCCATATTCATATCTGTACTCACCTCTCTCACGGTGTAGATCCCCCACCTCCGTTCTGTTGCTGCACATCCTTTCTGTGAAACTATCTGACTGGTGTGCAAATGTTAAGTCCTCTGCTCTGATCTCCTGCCCCGCATCACCTTGGCATGCAGAGATACTTTCAAAATAGGCGTCTACATCCGTGCAGCCCCCTAAGTCCTTGTTACCGACGCTGAATAGATCCATTATGTCTGTCCACGGACTCTCTGCAATGTCAGCGACGCTCTTCTGAGCCTGTGTGCAGGCTGAgatgtctgtgaacatttgGATTGAGAAGTCACAAGAGTCCAGAGACAGCGGAGAGAGCTctggagagaaggaaggagacGTGTCCATATTTCTGCCAAACTGGATGAAACTTGAGTTCTGTAGAGCTGTTTGAGTGTCTTCTGAGAGGCTGCTGATAGACTTCAGTGGACTGCCATTGTCGTAATGCTCGGTATGAAAGAGCTCTGCCCCGTGGTAATAGTCTTTGCCTTTGGGGGAGCTAATAGATGTGAATTCAAGAAGTTTGTGATTTCCactcccctttttctttctccctttgcCCTGGTTGTTTTTTCTAGAGGTACAGGCGATGGGCTGTGATTTAGGATGCCGTTTCCATAGATGTTGTGAGTCCGGGTCCTTCTTTTCACTGACCTCAGTTTGATGTGACTCAATAGAGATGTCAGTCCTAGACTTTGAGATGACATCTGCATCTGTGTGAACACTGCATTTCTCTGGATCTTGCAGATGGCCGCTTTGGGAGGGGCTATCGGCCTCTGGCTTCTGTGTCTGCCGAGAGGATTGGTTTTTCTCCTCGTCCTTAAAATAAAGAGCAGATGCGAGTCGGTGGTTTGCCGCCTCTATGTCTGCAAACTTtctgttgagagagaaagagatgttgAAACACCAATAGTTTTCAAAATGCCACGAGATAGTGGTTCCCAGTCTTTTTGAGCCATTTCCCCCTGaagaaatagtttgatattttggtaaATACACTTATTAAATTTATACATTTCTctcacattaaatatgaagccgCAGTCAGAAGCCTTTTCGCTTAGCTTAggacaaatactgtaaaaaatagCTGGCCCAGCTCTGTCGAACAGTCTACCATcgacatgttatatcttgtttcattaatccatacaaaaacaaaagtgtaaagaaaaaaaacccggTTCGGTTTTACTGGGAGTCGTAtgcaggactatttcttggccgggtGCAATGACATTCCAGGGTCTCCAccggttgcctggcaacctcacgaTGACGACAAcataggtggatttttttttaccttcagacaaagccaggccagctgtttccccctgtttccagtcattatgctaagctaagctaaccttcTGGCTAAAGCTTCAGATTGACcatacagacacgagagtggtatcgattTTCGTCTAACTCTTGAAAGCAAGaatcaagaaagcaaataaatgtatttcccaatacgtttttaaaatgaagcaatttgTACTTGTCACTAGTCATGAAAAGCGCTGCGATCAGTAGCTGAAGACTGATTCTTCATTCTCAGATTTTTCAATCTGAAGGATTTTCAGGCCTGAAGTATATAGTATTTCATGAGAAaggagcaaaaataaaaaataataacagataGATTTTCTCCTATTTATCCCTTGAATAATCTGGTGACCCCTCAGATGCTTCTTCGGATTGACCCCCGCTTTTGGAACTGCTGCGGTAAGATACTGCCAGGAGCaaactgttttgcattttaatatcaGCTGACTTTGGTGTTTCTCTGATGGCCCAACACACCTCTGAATCATGTTGTGCAAAAAGCGACGGTGGTTGACCTGCCGTTTGGACGGCCGGCTCTTCCGGGGTTTCTGCAGGGTCCTCATCATGTGACCTGCTGCTGAAGTTACAAAAGTGTAGAGGTCACGGCCCCAAGGCACCCCCCGCTCCAACCCGGGCTCCAGAGTAACAGAGATAGACGGTCGCATggctgaaaagagagagggtgggagTTAAAAGATAAGTTTAAAGAGAATGGGTAACGGGGCAAGGGGAAATGAAGAAATTTATAGGATAAAAAAAGGTAAGACAGGACGAATTCAAGGTACCTGTCTTGTCACTGAGCAATACTGCATTGAAAGTGGACTGCACTTTAAGTGATTTAGCACGTAACGAAAATGTGAAGGAATTATTTCTTTAACAACCAGTGGCCAAGACAACATTTATCATGCATTTTAATCATCTGAAAAATCCTGACAGCACAAGATAtctcttgaaaataaaatgttattaattttaaataagCCATTGTCATGCTatcaaagtacatttactcaagtattttgCATAActacaattttgaggtatttgtactttacttgagtattttaatttgatgctactttatacttttcaGAGGGAAGTGGTGTACTTTTTACCctgttacatttatttcacagtcGTGGTTAGTGGTTAATCTGCAGATTCAATTCATATACACAAACCCTATGatgagtttataaaatacattgcATTCCTATAGGTTAATCAAAGGTACAGTATATGAGTTAAATTGGCTCCACCTCAAcaagctgcaacataaaatgctgcttacacatcaTTAGCAATACTGATCCAATAACATATACGTAGATAATAGCGTAACACTGACAGGACCCATTTTCTGCATAACGATGACtgtaacttttttattttaagtaaaatttaCAGCTAAAACTGAAGTCCTTTCACTTTTGAATGCAGGCTTTTTACATGTAATGGAGTCTTTTTACATTgcggtattgctacttttacctaTGTAAAAGGTCTGagtacttctcccaccactgccTATAATTACAGGTACATTAGAGGAATGATAAAttagaaacatacagtatatactgctGTTTGTTAAGTATGGTCTTGTGTTCTGTtcagctttattaaaaaaaagaaaagaaaagagaatcaTTCTtacctttctcctcctcaggcTGCTATGTTCCTTCTTATGTTTCTACCAACGGCACTGAGGACTGAGGAGGCTTCAGGGAGAGAGGTGTGGTACTTTAATTGCTGATGTAtttctgtgcttgttttgtgGGTCTGTGCACACAAATTAAGTCAAGTGACATAAGCGCTCAATGCAAATGCACAGCAGTATGAATGGAAAGCAACTTGACAAATTGATTGTGGGAGAGGAAGTGAGACACGATGAGAGGATctgaaaagaaagaggcaaTTATCTGAGAAGTCAGCCGCTGGTGGAGGTGTGGGCACATGTCTCCATTGTGTGCCCACACCAAAGGCAGCTTGTTAAATACTGGGAGATACAAACGCACCAGTTGATGCAGTTAACAAGCCTTTAATTGATCATCTTAAACTCTGGCCCTAATTATCACATTCTCAGAGGGAAGAGCTAAGATGGTTGCTAGTGGCTTTAATTGACCTTTGCGATTCAATAGCACACCTCCCAAGGACAGAATTTTACATATCTATGGCAGCAGGTGGGTGAACAGGCTGTCCTTTTCACAAAGATgagcagagagtgagagaaatagaaaggaacaaaataaaatccatcaagttttatattcattttttgaatcttttcttacacattttcattatcacaTTTTGCTATTGATTGTTCATAATGACTTATCTTGACTTTCAGTTGAGTTTTTGCGGTTGTGTGTTCCTTGTACAGAGTATTCCAATTCGGAAACAAGAACATGTGACAGTGCCACAAATACAACTCAATTTATAACAGACATATATGCAATctgatttcttgtttttccataTTTAGACAGTTAAATTACTCGTTAGATATCTTTTTACGTCTAAATGATCAAGtgctgtaaaaaatatttcctttaacTCTTAAATAGATATGTTAGCTCTTCTGTTGAATAAATTTCTTGACCGTTATCAAGTCCTTGGTCTTTTCTTGGAGGATTGACCTTACAccaatttcttatttatttatttattttgtaaagattGGTTTATCAGATGAGaaatttcatttccagtgtaGTCAGTGTaaccatccaaaaaaaaaaattcttgtcAGGTGTCTGTCTCTTCTCAATATCACACAGCACAGCTACTTGGAATAGTACTTTCCATAATGTCTTTTATGGTTGAGTATGGTTTGCCTCCAGGTCACCACAGACTCCTGAACTTGGTATTTGGGTGGTTAACTGACTGATTTTGATCTGGGGTGTTAAGCGGAATTGCGTTAGACTCCTCCAACCGAACTCCCTCGCATTTCGTCCCATTCgtcatctacatttttttctaattttattggGGCACTGTGTCTCAAACACCTTCCTTCCCCGTTAAATCCAACAACTTAACTTGATTTCTAATAAAGCTAAGATTATTTGCATCTTGTAGCACGTTACTCAAAGGAGGGCGGCGCAGCTGCAGGAGTGGCATCTATTTATAGTGACACCACATGTGCTTCTGACCAGAGCTGACTTTCTGGTGTGGTTTCAACTTCAACACTTCACTCAAATGGAAAAATCTATGGTGACGAACATTTACTACTCTGCACAGACGCTGGAGAAAATTACTCAAGTGACTTTTATTTACATGACAAGGAATGAGAGGTATAATAAATCCCACTGTGTCATAAAAACAGTGTGTTGTCCACTGCAGATTATTGCTCTGTTGGTCCCTTCTTTATCATTCCTCACATCTGGTATTTTCTCAGATTGCTCTCCATCATTTTCACCATATAACTTGGAACATCACGAGTGAGTGATATAAATTATGTCGGGTAATTTTGACCATCATTTATCAAACCATCAATTTTGCTTAATTTTCTTTAAcatcagttttatttgaaaatttatttttaaaccctTCCACTCACTTGAAAGTGACTTATTGTAAAGCAGTGACACCCAGTGGTTTTATTatgaaagaagaagaataaaaaaataaaagaagaagcCTTAATCTTCTCCccgatcatttttttttatagtgaaCTGAGCCTGGGCTGTATTCAAGGCTCACCCCTCCATCAGTTACATCCTGGGATACACAGCTCTGTATGCCTCTGCTGACGTGATGCAGCAGAGCGTGCTGGGTGGGAAAAATACTGCAGGATCCACGTCAGAGGGTTCAACTGGCTTTGGCTGGTGTCAGACGGTTCGAATGGCCACTGTCATTTTATGTTTCCATGCCAAATTCAACCACCAAAGTCTCAGGGGGCTGGAGAGGATGCTGTCCGGGGGTGGAGCAAAGGCAGTGACAGGGAAAGTAGTGTTCAATCAGCTGGCCAAATTTCCTCTCATCATCACTGCCTTTTACTGTAGGTGTTTTAAAGGAACTAATTAAATAAATGGTTGTGTTTATTCCTAATAACCACATGCAGCTCTGTCTGAGTTTTTATATTCTACTTAAGGAATGgtattttttccaactttttaatTCTCTTCAATTCTCCACTTATGTACTTCTAAAGGGTTAGATAAAACATTCTGTTGCCACTTTGTTTTATGGGTTTTACCTTGGAAGTTTGGTGGAAAGAGCTATGGAATCTGGAGCCAGTTTACCACGGAAATACTTTGACTGTGGCTTAGGCCAAACTGCTCAGAgttcagatagacatctagttTTTGACCATCATGTGCAATGCAGTGATTGGGGAAAAAGAGACTTTTtcaaactaaactgaaaaaaaatggctgttgTTGGGAAATTCAGTCAAGAGTGAATCCATATGAAAACTTTCAGAGGTATACGTTCTCCTGCAGCAGAGCTGAGATGATGTGGCTTTTTGAGGTGGCAGGACTCAGTAACTCACCAGTCAGGCTCAGGATAGACATTGGTGCTGCTGCCATCACCCGACATCCCATAAGGAGGTAACAGTGAAAGCATCCTGTAATATACATTGGCATGTCGTCTGTTTTTTCTGATCATGGATTAAATAGACCATTTAACTGTCTTATTTTCTAAGGTGAAGGTCATAGATGATGAGACGGTGTCTGTAGGCTCAGAGAGAGCTTTGGGGGTACACTTTAGTCCGTTGTTACCAATTTCATACAGTTTTCAATTTGCCCGTCTTAACACAGATCGTGAGAGTGTGGACACTGTAATTGATTTATCTTGAATTACTTGCTAATGGGGGTTGTCTGCAAATGGTTGTAATAACTGCTTTAAGTGTCTCTACCCTAAAACGAATCAATTGCTTCCATTGCTATGCCGTTAATTTTTGCAGGAAGAGGGAAGCCTTCCTCCCCCTGAGCCCGTGGTCTACACCTCTAGGCCGAGAGGATCAGAAGAGGTAATGAATTAACCTAAAGTTAAACAGGGTAATCAATGTGACATTTGCATCTTTCTTCAAGTGAGCCTTCCAGAGGGATAATGCTTACATGTTAAAGCAACTGTATTATGTGTTATTCGTTTCAGGTTCGAGAAGACATTGTGAGGTCTCTCTTCGAGAGGACATTGGAACTAAATATTAAGTACCAAAAGTGTGAcattaaatacagaaatctcGATACagaatacaaaaacatttaatgaaaaaaagtttaacttgAGTTGGGGAAACTAGAGTACAAAAAGACggtaataaaataacaattatttttttccatcctgagaaacaattaaactaaaatgtattttccttttgataacaggaacaaagaacaaagaataaattaataataaagacttgtaaatgaaaagaaaaagtcctgttctttgtgtttgtgaggcaacaatgaaaagaaaaggccTGTGtttcttaggaaaaaaaatgctttatgaTTGCCTCTCTCACGGCCCTGCCAGCAGGGTGGTCTACGGTGATGGGGTCCAACAAATCAGGGGGTTGTTGGGCACTCTCCTTCCTTATGGTGGCAAGATTGTGGAGCACTACAATCCTGCAAGCCAGGTCTAGATCTATATGCATTTGAAACGACTCCATGGTGGAGAGAACGATAGCCCAACTGTGACACCTGTGCTGTTTAAATATTCCCATTTGTGCTAAAAGGAAATGACCTTTAATTATCGCCACTGCATTTTCTGCAAACCCTTAGTGTCCATGCAGGCACTGTGCCAGTCTGACCAAACAACGAGTATCCTTATTTATCAGATTAATTGTGTACTTTATTTATTCCCAAAAGGGAAGTTTTGTGCTACAGCCATACTGGCACCTTAATGCACGGGCTTACCTGCGCTTGAGCCCCTGGCCTCCGGCCAACCAGGGGCCTCACGAGATGTGCACCATTTCGGTGCGACCTTAGCAAGTGTCCCAGACAAACACGCCTGCCATGTTGCGTGACCtacaggtgcatgctgggtctGGCAAAACTTTAAATCACCTTATAACATGTTTACTGCTCCCTTTCccccttttaaaatgtaacacagtAACATTTACTCGGAGTAAATATTAACTGACTtactttgtgcttttatttgagtacatttttacacaactaGTTTTACCTTGACTTGATTAAAATTTCTTTTGTATCAATACTGAAATCAAGACTTCGTATAGGTAGTATCGATACTTTAGGAATCTCACCGTTAGTACAGAgcaaaaaagtacagaaaatgataaataaatattaaaataatataaaatgaaaaaataaaagcactgattTACAGATTTAACAGCTTTCTTATGTTTAGTGGTCAAAAAGTACTGCTCGCCttccttaaagaaaaaagaaaaagtttataAACGGCTTTTTATAGCCTAGGTTAATTTATATTAATACACATGAAAACCTAGCTGAGATAATTATAGGATGGATGATGTGTGCTCATAACTTAAGGACCCAAACAgtacaaatgttaaaataaatccaaaaaatcCATTCAATTACCTGTAATAGCCGTCTCTCCCGCTTTTTTTCGCCACTGGAGGCACCATCCTAAATCCTCACAGGTCTTTTGACTTTGGCCCGCAGGAAGCGCATGCTCAGTAGCCAATCAGAGACCCGAGATTTCAGAGCCCTGTTTATCGCGAGACGTCGgctcttccttttcccttttcgCTCTGAGTCCAAAATGGTAGGTGTCGCTAATAGAAATTTTTAAGCATGATAGCCTGAGTATCCACGATCATCCTCTGAATTAAAGCTTCTTATCTTCTTAATGGCAACTGTCACTGGTTATAAACATAATCTACGTTGTAGCCCTGCCATGATTTCGTGTTATTTGACCATTTAATTCATGTTAGCTTACCCTCTATGGTGCCGACATTGGTGCAGTACAGGCGGCCACTTCACGCCTTGAGGTTGAGCAGAAATAAGCTTTGGAAGTGTTGTCAGAATGCTGGATATTATGTTACACTATAATATCTATTTCCTGAAAGTTTACGTGTATTCCTAAATGTTAAACTCAGCCTTATCGGTAAACTGTGGGCTTGTTTCTGTGCAGTTTGTGATAGCAGTTTATAGCGGAGTGTCAACGTGTAAACCGGCCCATGCTACACGTTAAACTGTTCTCGTTCTTTAAattgatcttttctttttgtcagcacTAGACTACAGTTTACATTGACTCCTGCAATGTTGCCTGGATGTAAGATTTCCTCATGCTACACAAAACGCTGGAGCTTAAAGGAGCTGCTTGTTCGTGAATTATTGTTTATTGTGTTATGTGCTTCTGTTCACTTTTCAAGGGAGTTGACATCAGGCACAATAAGGACCGTAAGGTACACAGGAAAGAGCCAAAGAGCCAGGATATCTATCTGAGGCTCTTGGTCAAGGtaaatcacattcacacatcatGCTTTAATCACTAGAGTAACACCACCAGTAGTTGTAGTAATAATTTCTGTCATCTTGGCACAATACTAATCAGTTTGATCACATGTAATATTTCTAACCATCCTGCTGGTTTCTTACAGTTGTACAGGTTCCTGGCCCGCCGCTCCAATGCTCCCTTCAACAAGGTCGTCCTGAGGAGGCTCTTCATGAGCAGGACCAACAGGCCTCCCATCTCCATCTCTCGCCTGGTCAGTCTCACTTCTCTCACCCTGTCCACCTGTATTTAATCCTCCGTTTGTTCTTACTAGATATAGGTGCTGTTGGAGCCAGTTGTAGTGTGTAGTGTATGATCCTCTTTTGAGACTGACAAAAGTAGACATGCTGGTCAGTGTCAGCATCAATTGatgacactttttttgtttgtttgattgttaaTGTGTAgaacttgttttttgttatcCGTTTTGTTGATCCAGTATTGGTGGCCTGagaagtttgtttttagtgtAGTATCCTTGGCCATGTGTATTAAAAATGATCTAATGACTTCAGTGCAAAAAAAGAGCACTGTTATATGATTGGTGTTTAATATGGCAGATACCCTGAGCTTTGGTATAGGGGGAGAAAAAGTTGTATAAGTGCACCCTAAATTGTGTCTATGTAGTCTGTTCTTTTCTCTAGTGGTTCTGAGTGTTAGGATGAATTTGGGATTGAGTTAACTAATTTGGATCGAATTGATAGTCAAGAGGTTTTCCTATTTGGCTCCTTTTATTGCCTCTCAACACTGACACTGGAAATCtatgaaaaatgtattggaTTATCTCCTTATTTATAATCCACTTATAAATAAGTCGACACTACTTATTACTGTGGATCACACTAAATGTTATTGGAATCACCATGTCCATCCACAAACACATCATATTGCGTATTTAACACCAAtctttaataatgaaatatctGTAATGGGCAGTTGTATATTCTATAATTGATGGTGAGGAGCCTCATTATCAGTCGGATTTCTGACTTTGCTTCCCCTTCCCCAGATCCGTAAGATGAAGATGCCTGGCCGTGAGAACAGAATCGCTGTTGTTGTGGGAACAGTCACTGATGATGTCAGGATTCAGGATATCCCCAAGCTCAAGGTAATACCtccttttttataatttttttttttttctgataaatataCCATTCAGTCTGCGGGGGATCTTCCTCAACACTGTAATGTTGTTGGAAATCTCTGAGAAAGTCCTCATGTCCTGTTTGTGGTCCCACAGATCTGCGCTCTGAGGGTAACTGATGGTGCCCGTCGCAGAATCCTGAAGGCAGGTGGTCAGGTCATGACCTTCGACCAGCTGGCTTTGGCTTCTCCCAAAGGACAGGGCACTGTGCTGCTGTCAGGTAACTAAACATGTAGATTTAGTTTGAAGGTATAACAATGCATTTGGAGTAGTTAATGAGTAGTTAAGTCATTGTCCTACCGGTGCAAGGCCATTAACCACTAAATACAAATTTGGTCCTATAGCATGGTCAGTTGAGCATAACGGGTAGGAGTCCCATTAGGGCTACCCATGTTAAATGTTCACATTCATGGTACAGCTAGGCACTTTGGATGGATGTCTTCAAGTATGGAAAGTTGTATGACAACAGGCACTGCTTTTAGTCCACATCTTAATTTAACACTGGAATGTTTAGTCGCGTTTAGGAAGCTTATAACACTGCTGCCAGGCAACTGCTCTCTGGTGGGACTGACTGAAGAAAATTTATGCATTTTCAAGGGAACTTGGTGTGTAGTAACACCATAGATAACAACACTGCTTGAATCAGGaaagttttcatttgtattcTGGTGTTACTGTTACCagatatatttacatttctctgAAATCATTTGTAAGTTTTTTGgaccttttttaattttttttttcgttcagcactattcatttgaatttattaAGCACAAGATGCCAAGATGTCTCATCTCTTAAAATTAATAGTATCATCGAAAGCAAAAATTAATTCACCCCTATTATTGgatctttaaagaaaaaaaaaaaggtgtatctggtgtgtgttgtgtcagaCCATGTTATTTTATCAGTTGTATTGTCAGCCGTTTTTCTTGCCAACAAACACTCAAAAATTGAGCAAGTGCACACATTACAGTTTTGTCATGATTACTATGTCTGCACATTCATATGGATCCTTCCGTGATGCCAAATATAACAGAAGTGGTGCTAGGTGGTAGATTGGTCATGAACTCCTTAAATTTTTCACATTGTCTACAAACTAGTAATATTTTCTGccagtaatgtttttttgagATGCTGTATAGCATTTGAAAAATCTCATACTCTGTAACTTGTTTTTTCTACAGGACCCCGCAAAGGCAGGGAGGTGTACAGGCACTTTGGAAAAGCCCCTGGAACCCCTCACAGCCACACCAAGTATGTGTGCAGTTGTTTTGGTACTGTTGGTaaacacataacaaaatgtttaagTAAGGCAGTCTCAACAGTTGATTCTGTTGCTCCAGTACTGTGATCAGTCTGATGCCTGGCTACCACATAGCCAGGAGTAGAAGATGATGGCTTTCTTACGGAAATTACTTAAAAAGTGGTGGTCTTACAGTACGTCCAATGTGCACATGTATGTCATTACAAGTTCAACGCACTCTGTCCACCTCCTTGGCTGTGTCTCTGACACACACCCTGTCCATCAGTTTTAATATCTAAAGTTACtaagcactttttttccctaaatatgtatacatttaaaaagtgtcAAATATAATATATCTACTTACGTTGATTTAGTAAATGTTTCATGCATAAGCAGGAGTTTTGGGGTGCGAGGAGGGGGGTTGTCTTTTAGTTACAGCGTCGTCTTATATTCTGGTCAACATGAACAGTGAATTTGACACTACCCATGGTACACCTGGATGGAGTGCTGCCATTAGTGAAGTTACTGGTCTTGCCTGTGATCACAGGCAATAAAATGTCACTAAGGTCTTTTCAAGGAAAGCTAAAATAATAGCTAACTGTTAACTGGTAACATTGTTGGAGAAAATCTTTTGCCAAGGTGCTCTGTTCAATTCTGGCACTTCACCCAAAAACACCTAAAGTGTTATTTAGCTCTTAACCTAGAGTGCTTTTTGTCATGTAGTTAACTAGAttgtcattttcagaggtttagATGTATATGCTACTTTCACTCACTACTAATTATAAACTCAACAGCCACACCTTTTTCTGTATATGGCAGTTAAGATTACACACGGTGATTATAAATACCGTGGTATGaaagtttttattcaaatactTCTACCGTACAAACTCAACCTATTCATAAGTTGTGGAGTTTGACATTTATTAGAAAGAGttgttgctgtttaatttttagCAAGAAATCCTGTAGTGTATGGCAGCATAGCACTGAGCCACAGCCAATATGTGCAGAA
This sequence is a window from Xiphias gladius isolate SHS-SW01 ecotype Sanya breed wild chromosome 22, ASM1685928v1, whole genome shotgun sequence. Protein-coding genes within it:
- the rpl18 gene encoding 60S ribosomal protein L18; protein product: MLSSQSETRDFRALFIARRRLFLFPFRSESKMGVDIRHNKDRKVHRKEPKSQDIYLRLLVKLYRFLARRSNAPFNKVVLRRLFMSRTNRPPISISRLIRKMKMPGRENRIAVVVGTVTDDVRIQDIPKLKICALRVTDGARRRILKAGGQVMTFDQLALASPKGQGTVLLSGPRKGREVYRHFGKAPGTPHSHTKPYVRSKGRKFERARGRRASRGYKN